The Styela clava chromosome 3, kaStyClav1.hap1.2, whole genome shotgun sequence genome includes the window AAAGTCTCGTTCGTATGACAATGGCACAGAATCCCGAGACCCTCAGCATCCAACAAGCTGATCGAGCTTATGGCACTAAGAAGATTGCAATATGAGTACAATAAACTTGTCACCAACTCAAAAACAGAATTTCCGAGAGTGAAACCAATAAACGACGAGAATTTATTTGAATGGAGAGCGGAAATTGAGGGACCAGTCGGTACACCATATGAGGGtggaatattcaaaatttttataacataTCCAACCGACTATCCGTTCAAACCACCAAAACTTCACTTTGAAACCAAAATATATCATCCTAATATTAGTGAAAAAGGATTTGTTTGCGTCGATATCCTCCAAAAACAGTGGTCACCAGCTCTGACAACATCGAAAATATTGCTATCTATTACTTCGCTACTCGCAACTCCTAATCCCGATGATCCAATGAATAGTGATGCTGCTAGACTATATCTTCAAGACAGACGAAAATATTACGAAAGAGCAAAATTGTGGACCAGACAACAAGCGATGTAATACTTTCTGCTACAAATACAATGATCAAACAAATCGGGAATTACGCGATTATAGAACTGTTGTGATattcatat containing:
- the LOC120342143 gene encoding ubiquitin-conjugating enzyme E2-17 kDa-like, whose amino-acid sequence is MALRRLQYEYNKLVTNSKTEFPRVKPINDENLFEWRAEIEGPVGTPYEGGIFKIFITYPTDYPFKPPKLHFETKIYHPNISEKGFVCVDILQKQWSPALTTSKILLSITSLLATPNPDDPMNSDAARLYLQDRRKYYERAKLWTRQQAM